From Magnetospirillum sp. 15-1, one genomic window encodes:
- a CDS encoding MBL fold metallo-hydrolase has protein sequence MDEINVMTLQQFGDFGDFSLSVLVTSPPWYENCYLVVHKPTNTLAIVDPGGDGERILEAVAATGAKAEVIWLTHGHPDHLGAAHQLETALGIPTRAHIDEAQVISTSSDLNRTFTGQPQKGPGSLQTFAGEPTESLGGAPVRVIHTPGHTPGGICLDFGGFVLTGDTLFRNGVGRTDLPGGSEQQLWASINRLLGLLNDDSMLFSGHGPEWAVREARRWWRMVG, from the coding sequence GTGGACGAGATCAATGTCATGACCCTTCAGCAGTTCGGCGATTTTGGCGACTTCTCCCTGTCGGTGCTGGTGACCAGCCCGCCCTGGTACGAGAACTGCTATCTGGTGGTTCACAAACCCACCAACACCCTGGCGATCGTGGACCCCGGCGGCGACGGCGAACGTATCTTGGAAGCGGTGGCCGCCACCGGCGCCAAGGCCGAAGTGATCTGGCTGACCCACGGGCATCCCGACCACCTGGGCGCCGCCCATCAACTGGAAACGGCGCTGGGCATCCCCACCCGCGCCCATATCGATGAAGCCCAGGTGATCTCCACCTCCAGCGACCTCAACCGCACCTTCACCGGCCAGCCGCAGAAGGGGCCGGGCAGCCTGCAGACCTTTGCGGGCGAGCCCACCGAAAGCCTGGGCGGCGCCCCGGTGCGGGTGATTCACACCCCCGGCCACACCCCCGGCGGCATCTGCCTGGATTTCGGCGGTTTCGTGCTGACCGGCGACACCTTGTTCCGCAACGGCGTCGGCCGGACCGACCTGCCGGGCGGCAGCGAACAGCAGTTGTGGGCCTCCATCAACCGCCTGCTCGGCCTGCTGAACGACGATTCCATGCTGTTCTCGGGCCACGGTCCGGAATGGGCGGTGCGGGAAGCGCGGCGCTGGTGGCGGATGGTGGGCTGA